In one window of Drosophila innubila isolate TH190305 chromosome 2L unlocalized genomic scaffold, UK_Dinn_1.0 4_B_2L, whole genome shotgun sequence DNA:
- the LOC117780631 gene encoding DBF4-type zinc finger-containing protein 2 homolog, translating into MCSPCGPCNPCDPCCGPFECSPKCYNAAQLEALPQCAPRIPPPYPKCITIQQPPRLICRKRVVFTEKIVPEPMVVNRCRQITVPKVVDTTRVIKVPKLVWVSQMVREPRVIYYPSMIPDPYVVCYPKRVCEPREVCQSILCQPKPQNIDIPPPREYCCYPNGPVNYKPSTACPPCPIGPCAPGGPCCPLPCFSTNQYPVCETRCGPGGPCGPCGPCGPRGPCGPCGPGRCGPCGPCAVPNCGPCGLTMPSGPFVPAPCGPCGTGCGPLGSTPSGPCGPCSPPCPYESPECGPCYPCAPTPWNTHCGPVGPCGPQAPCGPCGPC; encoded by the coding sequence ATGTGTTCTCCTTGCGGACCGTGCAACCCCTGTGACCCTTGCTGTGGTCCATTTGAGTGCTCTCCAAAATGCTATAATGCCGCCCAATTGGAAGCTTTGCCGCAATGCGCACCTCGCATCCCGCCGCCTTATCCCAAGTGCATCACGATTCAGCAGCCACCTCGTCTTATATGCAGAAAGAGAGTGGTTTTTACGGAGAAAATTGTACCGGAGCCCATGGTTGTTAATCGCTGTAGACAAATCACGGTACCCAAAGTTGTGGATACAACTCGGGTCATCAAAGTTCCAAAACTGGTTTGGGTCTCACAAATGGTTCGCGAGCCTCGCGTAATTTACTATCCATCCATGATTCCGGATCCCTATGTCGTCTGCTATCCGAAGCGAGTGTGCGAGCCCAGAGAAGTCTGTCAGTCTATATTGTGTCAACCCAAGCCGCAAAACATCGACATACCGCCCCCAAGGGAATATTGTTGTTATCCAAATGGACCTGTCAACTATAAACCATCTACTGCTTGTCCACCGTGTCCAATTGGACCGTGTGCTCCAGGTGGACCGTGTTGTCCACTTCCTTGCTTTTCCACCAATCAATATCCCGTATGTGAGACTCGTTGCGGTCCCGGTGGACCTTGTGGACCCTGTGGCCCTTGTGGTCCTCGTGGACCCTGTGGACCTTGTGGGCCAGGACGCTGTGGACCATGCGGACCTTGTGCTGTACCAAATTGTGGACCGTGTGGCTTAACAATGCCTTCTGGGCCATTTGTACCTGCCCCCTGTGGTCCGTGCGGAACCGGTTGTGGGCCACTTGGATCCACACCAAGTGGTCCTTGTGGACCGTGCAGTCCCCCTTGCCCATACGAATCGCCAGAGTGTGGACCATGTTATCCGTGTGCTCCTACTCCTTGGAATACACATTGTGGACCGGTTGGGCCGTGTGGCCCTCAAGCTCCTTGTGGTCCTTGTGGTCCGTGTTAA
- the LOC117779815 gene encoding putative uncharacterized protein DDB_G0272516, whose protein sequence is YYRKPQKYRNDEHPTINNNNIRTNATTAAATTTRTTINNYNYLENNRCSNSHVSNSNCNSNLNLNLSLNSNYASLDHVQEQQQHYNNNYYYYYNYNLSYAPPPAAPHECLLGGPKGRLQQLKRRTRHELQQWPLLMQLVVLLLWLHGKFWQIIREHILMHRRRWH, encoded by the coding sequence TATTATCGTAAACCACAGAAATACCGTAATGATGAGCATCCaaccatcaacaacaataatattagaacaaatgcaacaacagcagcagcaacaacaacaagaacaacaattaataattataactatTTAGAGAACAACAGATGTAGTAACAGTCATGTCTCCAATTCCAATTGCAAttccaatttgaatttgaatttgagtttGAATTCAAATTACGCTTCCCTCGATCATGTGcaggaacaacagcagcattataataacaactattactattattacaACTACAATTTGAGCTATGCCCCACCGCCGGCAGCACCACACGAGTGCCTACTCGGCGGTCCAAAGGGTCGCCTTCAACAATTGAAGCGTCGCACTCGCCACGAGTTACAACAGTGGCCCCTTCTCATGCAGTTGGTCGTATTGCTTCTATGGTTGCATGGAAAATTCTGGCAGATTATACGGGAGCATATCCTGATGCATAGAAGACGCTGGCATTGA